The proteins below are encoded in one region of Phaeodactylum tricornutum CCAP 1055/1 chromosome 3, complete sequence:
- a CDS encoding predicted protein — protein sequence MVEDEGRRTQAANWHGSIPVVLTLSSRSLSSPTMPPPIHVLVPRNTYLHVGLQTAVNRLHRFAPTTLSFVSGMIQKEPDPGASTFAEDDENDQADTNTASQTPSDSAIGRAADERYPVCWFEDEDTQFALRWHLFAGVLYDTKRAKVPSASSLPWKIRLHFTAYPTSQILPLEADRVLVQIQNFYKNSVKQALCLQYGNSKAAMNLTKESHFRLWDAVLTTTYPLHRQVNDDLPTQTQETISQIPVRVLVNAARPPIQRACRDSSVQLGALLSQWLPDYFETVNDTAQAKDQVVQWRVGGIQPGLELPVFQLWKALCHPDYFLYVIVLTN from the coding sequence ATGGTGGAGGACGAGGGGAGAAGAACGCAAGCGGCAAACTGGCATGGATCGATTCCGGTAGTTCTGACGCTGTCATCCCGTTCGCTCTCGTCGCCGACCATGCCGCCGCCCATTCATGTTTTGGTTCCTCGGAATACGTATTTACACGTCGGATTACAAACCGCGGTTAACCGTCTACACAGATTTGCTCCAACGACCTTGTCGTTTGTTTCCGGCATGATCCAAAAGGAACCCGATCCGGGGGCATCGACGTTcgcggaagacgacgaaaatgaccAAGCCGACACCAACACCGCATCCCAAACCCCATCCGACTCCGCAATTGGAAGAGCCGCTGACGAAAGGTATCCTGTTTGTTGgtttgaagacgaagacacGCAGTTCGCGCTACGCTGGCATTTGTTCGCGGGAGTCTTGTACGACACGAAACGAGCAAAGGTACCATCCGCTTCCTCGTTGCCTTGGAAAATTCGTTTGCATTTTACGGCCTACCCGACTAGCCAAATCCTCCCTTTGGAGGCCGACCGAGTCTTGGTGCAAATTCAAAACTTTTACAAAAATTCCGTGAAACAAGCTTTGTGCTTGCAGTATGGCAACTCCAAAGCAGCCATGAATCTGACGAAAGAATCGCACTTTCGCTTATGGGATGCCGTATTGACGACAACCTATCCACTCCATCGCCAAGTAAATGATGACTTACCAACACAAACACAAGAGACAATATCGCAAATTCCTGTTCGAGTGCTAGTGAATGCTGCACGGCCACCAATTCAGCGAGCGTGTCGCGATTCGTCCGTCCAACTTGGAGCGTTGCTATCCCAGTGGCTCCCGGACTATTTTGAGACTGTAAATGACACGGCACAGGCCAAGGACCAGGTGGTTCAGTGGCGCGTGGGTGGAATTCAACCCGGGCTGGAACTGCCTGTTTTCCAATTGTGGAAGGCACTCTGTCATCCAGATTATTTTTTGTACGTCATTGTTTTGACCAACTAA
- a CDS encoding bacterial type voltage activated sodium channel (Bacterial type voltage activated sodium channel. Presence of two paralogues on same chromosome and four orthologues in Thalassiosira.) produces MLETSDWNNRHNSATEGGPVRIETDSTRRSSSQDSRESKSDSGQSKQAANSCEDMIVEAVDPNVNLYSSGTNQQVRSAMDAFQAFRYLSGTFVNSEKVQLFIVSLIAINALMMGIATFDFVREDPSVNNAFEIVDQIFLIIFTIELAMQFAYHGWRLLLDGWLCFDLIVIAMSWSFSSVQIIRAFRIFRALRLITRIKVMKNLVLALFGVMPRMFAIGLLLFLVSYIFAVMFTQLFKDLGERGLTDADYFGRIDDTFFTLFQIMTLDGWADIARQVMEVYPWAWLPFIVFVIITGFVVVNLIIAVICDAISALHDDEKAKLHGTYEDDGTLNHDESVRPAVREDVRAQLDVLEDHVEELTRMQEETLLTLEALTRQLQTQNAAESMHTIDDHDSCTNGSGSEDDTHEGEPPKARA; encoded by the exons ATGCTTGAAACATCGGACTGGAACAACCGGCACAACTCGGCCACGGAAGGCGGACCCGTCCGTATCGAAACCGATAGCACTCGAAGAAGTTCTTCCCAGGACAGCCGCGAGTCCAAATCCGATTCAGGCCAGAGCAAGCAAGCCGCCAACTCCTGCGAAGATATGATTGTAGAAGCCGTAGACCCGAATGTAAATCTTTACAGCTCGGGAACAAACCAGCAAGTGCGTAGCGCCATGGATGCCTTCCAAGCGTTTCGTTATCTAAGTGGGACTTTTGTGAACTCGGAAAAGGTCCAACTTTTCATTGTATCACTCATTGCTATCAACGCACTCATGATGGGGATTGCCACATTCGATTTCGTCCGGGAAGATCCAAGCGTAAACAACGcctttgaaattgttgatcagATATTCTTGATTATCTTTACGATCGAGCTCGCCATGCAGTTTGCTTACCACGGTTGGAGGCTTTTGCTGGACGGGTGGCTCTGTTTTGATCTAATAGTTATCGCCATGTCCTGGAGCTTCTCTTCTGTTCAAATCATTCGCGCCTTTCGAATTTTCCGTGCACTACGATTGATTACCCGAATCAAGGTCATGAAGAATTTAGTGTTGG CTCTTTTCGGAGTCATGCCTCGCATGTTCGCGATTGGGcttttgctctttttggtATCATACATTTTCGCCGTAATGTTTACACAGCTCTTCAAAGACTTAGGAGAGCGCGGCCTTACCGATGCTGATTACTTTGGACGCATTGATGATACATTTTTTACCCTTTTTCAGATTATGACGCTGGATGGATGGGCTGATATTGCACGGCAGGTCATGGAAGTATATCCCTGGGCCTGGCTGCCTTTTATCGTTTTTGTTATCATTACTGGATTTGTGGTGGTGAACTTGATCATCGCTGTTATCTGTGAcgctatttcggccttgCATGATGATGAAAAAGCCAAGCTACATGGTACCTATGAGGACGACGGCACTTTGAATCACGATGAATCGGTGCGTCCTGCCGTGCGTGAAGATGTTCGGGCGCAACTAGACGTTCTGGAAGACCACGTGGAAGAGTTGACGCGTATGCAGGAAGAGACTTTACTGACACTGGAAGCTTTGACCCGTCAACTGCAAACCCAGAATGCTGCGGAATCGATGCATACCATTGACGATCATGATAGTTGTACAAATGGTAGTGGCTCTGAAGATGACACACACGAAGGGGAACCACCAAAAGCTCGTGCCTAA
- a CDS encoding predicted protein gives LPMHPDVRSGTLPNGLPYIILPNKAPAGRFEAHLQVFSGSSDELEPQQGIAHLTEHVAYMGSRKRERLFGTGSQTNAYTDFHHTVFYAACPVLSPRGNQPMLPMALDALVDVMEARVEQSRLEKERAAVLSEMTMVNTIEYRVECQILSTLHRENRLAKRFPIGKESLIRSWEGDDVRTWHRTHYRPDNVLLYLVGDIDPSEAEKVIAEKFGHLSADQQATEIRIPELKVEASKLADAVVAGSIKAGQSWHYPPVRHDWFAPGKKIRPHIFRHELLQAFSLHLFAKRPVEEIVDLDGFRRSMARRVALAALQIRLNVGGRSDDPAFTFVEFNQLDSAREGCAVCSLDLTSEPARWKDAIGKSVSEIRKLGLYGVTPGEMERYASSLMTDAEQLAAQGDRISHGDQLSYLMETVANGHTFMSPMQSYHMTAKALSTMTLEDVNEAAAELCSHVSSIHDGAEASEGPIIAIACTPKGPKEGDPGFCDEDSLVQAIYEACQIEVEPEEDVVVPHTLIPEEELAKAIAENQPEWKGGKFTDGTPDTAADSLTRPITLRRFTNGIRVGVAQNQAESQRGHLRLVAPGGRDAEKRLGFKKGSMAVGARTMQEGGAFGPWTREQVELFCVDHLLMVEINCNEEALTFDFVFPTTNVGNVGFGDDVQLGITGTESVMQILREIMIGFKWEEDALGRSKQSFRSSHESLQKNLEGLSTERVAEAMTQNDDRFLSIDVDSVNSVTLDEARQAVMSQLMPSNVEISVAGDFDVVEILEMLYKYVGTIPADANKEFLVEDPKTLPYNIGRVPATEIPGGHIELQLPDSDPRAVAYVAGTAPNAWGFLADGATVTELLLQGDKRSSDVARKRRSHPLFAYAALSLLSEIVNRRLFSTVRERKQLTYDANFSFSGFERLLGGWFLITVTASKEKAQQALEACKETIHALRKTSTITPDNVESAKRVVLNRHDGELRTSAYWTHIMSGIQEERIPLKGPLSVTDFHTVVDSITPHDLQMTLECLGVEDNELYTCIGQTVLPEGSETT, from the exons TTACCGATGCATCCCGACGTACGCAGCGGGACGCTTCCCAACGGATTACCCTATATTATTTTGCCCAACAAGGCTCCGGCTGGACGTTTTGAAGCCCACTTGCAGGTCTTTTCTGGTTCTTCCGACGAACTCgaaccacaacagggtatTGCGCATTTGACGGAACATGTTGCTTACATGGGATCCCGGAAACGCGAGCGCCTCTTTGGGACCGGTTCGCAAACCAACGCGTATACCGACTTTCACCACACCGTCTTCTACGCTGCCTGCCCGGTTCTCAGCCCGCGGGGTAACCAACCCATGCTTCCCATGGCCTTGGATGCGTTAGTGGATGTGATGGAAGCCCGTGTTGAGCAGTCCCGTCTAGAGAAGGAACGAGCGGCCGTACTTTCGGAGATGACCATGGTCAACACCATTGAATACCGAGTGGAGTGCCAGATTTTGTCTACACTTCATCGAGAAAATCGTCTCGCCAAACGGTTTCCCATTGGCAAGGAAAGCTTAATTCGCTCCTGGGAAGGAGATGATGTGCGTACTTGGCATCGGACGCATTACCGCCCCGACAATGTTTTACTGTATTTGGTGGGGGACATTGATCCTAGCGAGGCAGAAAAGGTGATTGCCGAAAAGTTTGGACACTTGTCTGCGGACCAGCAAGCTACCGAGATTAGAATTCCGGAACTTAAGGTCGAAGCTTCAAAACTTGCGGATGCCGTTGTGGCCGGTTCTATTAAGGCTGGACAGTCATGGCACTATCCTCCAGTCCGGCATGATTGGT TTGCGCCGGGGAAAAAAATTCGTCCGCATATCTTCCGACACGAACTCCTGCAGGCCTTTTCCTTGCACTTGTTTGCTAAACGACCCGTGGAGGAGATTGTGGATTTGGATGGATTCCGACGGTCTATGGCACGGCGTGTCGCTTTGGCCGCTTTGCAAATTCGTTTGAACGTTGGTGGACGCAGTGACGACCCGGCTTTTACGTTTGTCGAATTTAATCAACTCGATTCGGCTCGCGAAGGATGCGCTGTTTGCAGTTTGGATTTGACCTCCGAACCCGCTCGTTGGAAAGATGCGATCGGGAAGTCCGTGTCGGAAATCCGCAAGTTGGGCTTGTATGGTGTCACACCGGGAGAAATGGAACGCTACGCGTCGTCATTGATGACCGACGCCGAACAGTTGGCCGCTCAAGGTGATCGAATCAGCCACGGTGACCAATTATCGTATTTGATGGAAACTGTGGCTAACGGGCACACCTTCATGTCGCCAATGCAGTCATATCACATGACGGCCAAAGCCTTGTCCACTATGACCCTAGAGGATGTCAATGAAGCTGCAGCGGAATTGTGCTCGCACGTTTCTAGTATTCATGACGGGGCCGAGGCGTCGGAAGGACCAATTATTGCTATTGCATGTACACCGAAGGGTCCCAAGGAAGGTGACCCTGGTTTCTGCGACGAAGACAGTTTGGTACAGGCCATATATGAAGCTTGTCAGATTGAAGTCGAACCAGAAGAAGACGTAGTCGTCCCTCATACGCTCATTCCTGAAGAAGAACTAGCGAAGGCGATTGCAGAAAACCAGCCCGAATGGAAAGGCGGCAAGTTCACTGACGGTACCCCAGACACTGCAGCCGACTCGTTGACCCGTCCAATTACCCTCCGACGTTTTACCAACGGAATCCGGGTTGGGGTCGCTCAGAACCAGGCCGAATCACAGCGTGGTCACTTGCGTTTAGTGGCTCCAGGTGGGCGGGATGCAGAGAAGCGTCttggattcaaaaagggCTCCATGGCAGTCGGTGCGCGAACAATGCAAGAAGGTGGGGCCTTTGGTCCTTGGACTCGAGAACAGGTCGAATTGTTCTGTGTCGATCATTTGCTTATGGTCGAAATCAActgcaacgaagaagccttgaCGTTTGATTTTGTGTTCCCGACAACGAATGTTGGTAATGTTGGTTTCGGTGATGATGTTCAACTCGGTATTACCGGAACTGAGTCGGTGATGCAGATATTGCGTGAGATAATGATCGGTTTTAAGTGGGAAGAGGATGCGCTCGGCCGAAGCAAGCAGAGTTTCCGTAGCTCCCACGAAAGTCTCCAGAAAAACCTTGAAGGATTGAGTACTGAGCGTGTGGCTGAGGCCATGACACAGAATGACGATCGTTTTCTCTCCATTGACGTTGACTCGGTCAACTCTGTAACACTTGACGAAGCCAGACAGGCAGTCATGTCTCAGCTGATGCCTTCGAACGTGGAGATTTCCGTAGCGGGCGACTTTGACGTAGTCGAGATATtggaaatgctttacaagtACGTGGGTACGATCCCAGCGGACGCTAACAAGGAATTTCTGGTGGAAGACCCGAAGACATTGCCGTACAATATTGGACGTGTCCCGGCGACGGAAATCCCAGGCGGACACATTGAACTTCAATTGCCTGATTCGGACCCCCGTGCTGTTGCGTATGTGGCGGGAACCGCACCCAATGCATGGGGATTCCTAGCGGATGGTGCTACTGTTACGGAACTCCTTTTACAGGGAGACAAGCGCTCATCGGATGTCGCGCGAAAGCGCCGATCGCACCCTCTATTTGCCTATGCTGCCCTCAGTCTCCTTTCCGAGATAGTCAATCGTCGGTTGTTTTCAACAGTGCGTGAGCGCAAACAGCTAACATACGACGCCAACTTCTCGTTTTCTGGTTTTGAACGTTTATTGGGAGGGTGGTTCCTTATCACGGTCACTGCTTCTAAGGAAAAAGCGCAGCAAGCACTCGAGGCATGCAAGGAAACAATACACGCTTTACGCAAGACGAGCACGATTACCCCGGATAATGTGGAATCGGCCAAGCGAGTCGTCTTAAACCGACACGACGGAGAGTTACGGACGTCGGCCTATTGGACCCACATCATGTCTGGTATTCAGGAGGAACGGATTCCACTCAAAGGACCTTTGTCCGTGACGGACTTTCACACGGTTGTTGACTCAATAACTCCGCATGATCTTCAAATGACATTGGAGTGCCTTGGGGTAGAAGACAATGAGCTGTACACGTGCATTGGTCAGACTGTCTTGCCGGAAGGCTCAGAAACCACG
- a CDS encoding predicted protein: MQAWLKLSIALLCSCSSTSTRSVSAFVPTLSRSRSRVGANVPPILGMAAWDDEDEAQRDAAVRRNQARTDVRNFLTQRAIQSFMFLLHSCRDPHTVRWLEHTYGFTNLLEYHGSGAFNLTIYPEWDSILQDMTSRPSEVVIVSARRRGGGHGGWSKDNPYLEDRFVEFEIDIDPPSLVSRLISVRDQIAKEWVVDLDTLVKANDMILTSYTEKHLSDRASEECQDFDQPEECMEIENLTAPYSNKRQEEKKAAFERNAMVFLSNTIHSLGQGSSPHRKGNFDLLILLATQESVHRVLRAYRDAGDEREVSFSWLREFYVSRVSRYFDGNQEYGRADDFVEELLLTPPSLKTSEIALELIDPMRMAEDIIAMRSEVARDWKTVMQASAEDHMALQRIVLAARMGKMLETSSGSSKEENPPTSTPKAVVAEAEASSLDGAGAFE, encoded by the exons ATGCAGGCTTGGTTAAAACTTTCCATAGCCTTGCTATGCTCCTGCAGTAGTACTTCCACGAGAAGTGTGTCGGCCTTTGTCCCTACGCTGTCCCGTTCTCGGTCGAGAGTAGGTGCCAATGTGCCCCCCATCCTTGGTATGGCTGCCtgggatgacgaagatgaagccCAACGTGATGCCGCCGTCAGACGCAATCAAGCTCGCACCGATGTTCGCAATTTTCTAACCCAACGAGCGATTCAATCCTTCATGTTTTTATTACATTCCTGTCGAGACCCACATACTGTCCGATGGCTCGAG CATACTTACGGCTTTACCAATCTTCTCGAATACCACGGATCTGGGGCATTCAATTTGACAATCTATCCGGAATGGGATTCTATTTTACAAGACATGACGTCCCGTCCCTCTGAGGTTGTCATCGTCTCGGcacgaagacgaggagggGGCCACGGCGGCTGGTCTAAAGACAATCCTTATTTGGAAGAT CGGTTTGTGGAGTTTGAAATCGATATTGACCCCCCTTCACTCGTATCTCGCCTGATTTCCGTCCGCGATCAAATTGCTAAGGAATGGGTCGTTGACCTGGACACCCTCGTCAAGGCAAATGATATGATTCTCACATCCTACACGGAGAAACATTTATCGGATCGAGCATCAGAAGAATGCCAAGATTTTGACCAGCCAGAAGAATGTATGGAAATCGAAAATCTCACGGCACCTTATTCCAACAAGCGccaggaagaaaagaaagcggcCTTTGAACGCAACGCTATGGTTTTTCTCTCGAACACTATACACTCACTTGGTCAAGGATCGTCACCGCACCGGAAAGGAAATTTCGACTTACTGATTCTGTTGGCCACCCAGGAATCTGTGCATCGCGTACTTCGAGCCTACCGGGATGCTGGAGACGAACGCGAAGTCTCCTTCTCCTGGTTGCGAGAATTTTATGTTTCCAGGGTCTCCCGCTACTTCGACGGCAATCAGGAATACGGACGGGCCGACGACTTTGTGGAAGAATTGCTTCTGACGCCTCCATCTCTGAAAACCAGTGAAATTGCCTTGGAATTGATTGATCCCATGCGCATGGCTGAAGACATTATCGCCATGCGTTCCGAAGTCGCGCGTGACTGGAAAACGGTCATGCAAGCATCCGCAGAAGACCACATGGCTCTACAGCGCATTGTGTTGGCGGCACGTATGGGAAAAATGCTGGAAACGAGTTCCGGCAGCAGTAAAGAGGAAAACCCCCCCACTTCGACACCGAAAGCAGTTGTAGCGGAAGCAGAagcttcttctttggacggAGCTGGTGCCTTTGAATAG